The following coding sequences are from one Melospiza melodia melodia isolate bMelMel2 chromosome 2, bMelMel2.pri, whole genome shotgun sequence window:
- the CCDC90B gene encoding coiled-coil domain-containing protein 90B, mitochondrial isoform X1 — MRGAGSSGSLRAWAGPLLLPMPARLPPAPRRGFAATFIRKSYDVRRVDITPLEQRKVTFDTHALVQDLEAHGFGKEQAQTIVSALITLSSVSLDTVYKDMVTQAQQEITLQQIMAHLDSIRKDMVILEKSEFANLRAENEKMKIELDQVKQQLMTETGKIRADSKLDINLERSRVTDMFTDQERKLMEATTEFHKKDANTNSIISEISNKIDTEIASLKTLMESNKLDTIRYLAASVFTCLAIALGFYRFWK; from the exons ATGAGGGGCGCCGGGAGCAGCGGTTCCCTCCGCGCCTGGGCCGGCCCGCTCCTGCTCCCGATGCCGGCCCGGCTGCCCCCGGCTCCTCGCAGAG GTTTTGCTGCCACGTTCATTAGGAAGTCATATGATGTCAGAAGAGTTGATATCACTCCCCTGGAGCAGAGGAAGGTGACCTTTGATACCCATGCTTTAGTGCAGGACCTGGAAGCCCATG GCTTTGGGAAGGAGCAGGCACAGACCATCGTGTCGGCGTTGATCACCCTGTCCAGTGTCAGCTTAGACACCGTCTACAAGGACATGGTTACACAGGCCCAGCAG GAAATAACTTTACAGCAGATAATGGCACATTTGGACTCCATTCGAAAAGATATGGTcatcctggagaaaagtgaaTTTGCAAACTTGagagcagagaatgag AAAATGAAAATTGAATTGGATCAAGTTAAACAGCAGCTAATG ACTGAAACCGGCAAAATCCGAGCTGACAGCAAGCTAGACATAAACCTGGAGAGGAGCAGGGTGACAGATATG TTTACAGATCAGGAGAGGAAGCTGATGGAAGCAACTACAGAGTTTCATAAAAAA GATGCAAATACCAACAGTATTATCTCAGAAATCAGTAATAAAATTGACACTGAAATAGCTTCCTTAAAAACACTCATGGAATCGAATAAACTTGATACCATTCGCTATTTGGCAG cCTCAGTGTTCACTTGCCTAGCAATAGCACTGGGGTTTTACAGGTTCTGGAAATAG
- the CCDC90B gene encoding coiled-coil domain-containing protein 90B, mitochondrial isoform X2, whose translation MVTQAQQEITLQQIMAHLDSIRKDMVILEKSEFANLRAENEKMKIELDQVKQQLMTETGKIRADSKLDINLERSRVTDMFTDQERKLMEATTEFHKKDANTNSIISEISNKIDTEIASLKTLMESNKLDTIRYLAASVFTCLAIALGFYRFWK comes from the exons ATGGTTACACAGGCCCAGCAG GAAATAACTTTACAGCAGATAATGGCACATTTGGACTCCATTCGAAAAGATATGGTcatcctggagaaaagtgaaTTTGCAAACTTGagagcagagaatgag AAAATGAAAATTGAATTGGATCAAGTTAAACAGCAGCTAATG ACTGAAACCGGCAAAATCCGAGCTGACAGCAAGCTAGACATAAACCTGGAGAGGAGCAGGGTGACAGATATG TTTACAGATCAGGAGAGGAAGCTGATGGAAGCAACTACAGAGTTTCATAAAAAA GATGCAAATACCAACAGTATTATCTCAGAAATCAGTAATAAAATTGACACTGAAATAGCTTCCTTAAAAACACTCATGGAATCGAATAAACTTGATACCATTCGCTATTTGGCAG cCTCAGTGTTCACTTGCCTAGCAATAGCACTGGGGTTTTACAGGTTCTGGAAATAG
- the ANKRD42 gene encoding ankyrin repeat domain-containing protein 42: protein MMTTAEVVKKKENYASVHEAVKAGDVEQLASMIKSGASINEVDVVHKFTPLQCAAHSGSLECLQWLLWHGADPARVTARGWTAAHLAAIRGQDACVQALLVSGEDAAARDERGCTASHLAAAHGHSYTLQSLLRTGADVNVSDRNDWKPVHYAAFHGRLGCLQLLVRWGACVDDVDNNGNLPAHLAAVEGHLHCFKFLLRKMASVTHTLKARNDHGETPRDLAERFYKDNILQYIDDVEKEEEHPETQEVLAFPAHDAAFNGDLLVVRSLVRSGVININERDDKGSTLLHKAAEQGHIHCLQWLVEMGADCDITNDAGETPKDVAKRFGHLAAVELLTPRTGNSNSSDEELDANNIKFFETHGVEGSTDSKEDLTLDEAEKRNARVRAYHKIKELQRLLEIAYSNYRQLGGVTEEEKKMRKEERKVEKAVRELEAQLEYERVRREKLESQLDDYRAEINRLREARGKTRTASVEAETMAKSCKDENKEAASLQPRRSATTLRNEPPRRGSRLEKKSAANRWRN, encoded by the exons ATGATGACTACTGCAGAAG TTGTCAAGAAGAAGGAAAATTACGCTAGTGTGCATGAAGCAGTGAAAGCTGGGGATGTAGAACAGCTTGCATCGATGATAAAAAGTGGAGCCAGCATTAATGAGGTGGATGTAGTTCACAAATTCACACCCTTGCAGTGTGCTGCCCACTCGGGAAGTCTGGAG TGCCTGCAGTGGCTGCTCTGGCACGGCGCTGACCCCGCGCGTGTGACGGCGAGAGGCTGGACTGCGGCTCACCTGGCGGCCATCCGCGGGCAGGACGCCTGCGTGCAG GCGCTGTTAGTGAGCGGAGAGGACGCGGCAGCTCGGGACGAGCGCGGCTGCACGGCCTCGCACCTGGCTGCGGCCCACGGGCACTCGTACACGCTGCAGAGCCTGCTGCGCACCGGGGCG GATGTAAATGTTTCAGACAGGAATGACTGGAAACCTGTTCATTATGCTGCTTTTCACGGTCGCTTGGGGTGTTTGCAGCTTCTTGTTCGATGGGGAGCGTGTGTAGATGATGTGGATAACAATGGAAACCTTCCAG CACATCTGGCAGCAGTGGAAGGACACTTGCATTGCTTTAAGTTCTTGCTCAGGAAAATGGCCAGTGTTACACACACTCTGAAAGCCAGGAATGACCATGGAGAGACTCCAAGGGACTTGGCTGAACGGTTCTACAAAGATAATATTCTGCAATATATCGATGATGTGGAAAAAGAGGAGGAACATCCAGAGACACAGGAAG TTTTAGCTTTCCCAGCTCATGATGCTGCTTTCAATGGGGACTTACTAGTGGTTAGAAGCCTAGTGAGAAGTGGAGTAATCAACATTAATGAGCGGGACGATAAGGGATCCACTCTCCTGCACAAAG CTGCTGAACAGGGGCATATCCATTGCTTACAGTGGTTGGTTGAAATGGGAGCTGACTGTGACATTACCAATGATGCTGGAGAGACTCCAAAGGATGTAGCCAAGAG ATTTGGCCATCTGGCAGCTGTGGAACTGTTGACACCAAGAACTGGAAACAGTAACTCTAGTGATGAAGAACTAGATGCAAACAACATCAAGTTTTTTGAAACACATGGTGTGGAAGGGAGTACAGATAGCAAAGAAGATTTaactctggatgaagcagagaaAAGGAATGCACGTG TAAGGGCCTATCACAAGATTAAAGAACTTCAGAGACTTCTAGAAATTGCCTACAGCAACTACAGACAGCTGGGGGGAGTAACTGAAGAGGAGAAGAAGatgagaaaagaagaaaggaaagttgAGAA ggctgtgaGGGAGCTGGAGGCGCAGCTGGAGTATGAGCGAGTCAGGCGGGAGAAGCTGGAGAGCCAGCTGGATGATTACCGTGCTGAGATAAACCGGCTCCGAGAGGCCCGGGGCAAAACCCGCACCGCCTCCGTG GAAGCTGAGACAATGGCCAAGTCTTGCAAAGACGAAAATAAagaagcagccagcctgcagcccagGAGGAGTGCGACTACTCTGAGGAACGAACCTCCAAGGAGGGGCAGCAGACTGGAG AAGAAATCAGCTGCAAACAGATGGAGGAATTAA